The following DNA comes from Nicotiana sylvestris chromosome 10, ASM39365v2, whole genome shotgun sequence.
GACCATGTCGAcgttgaataaaacaaaattatttttttataatagCGACATTCGATCTCGCTTGCGCGCATCTCGACTATCATCAAATACCTACTATCTCCACCAGTATATGTATCGAGTAACTTTGTCCGCTAAGACTTAAACATACACGAAGAAATTACCTACTCCCTcaatttcaatttagatgaggtagtttcactcggcacggagtttaagaaaaaagaagaagacttttgaaatttgtggtcttaaaagcttaaggggtaaaagctttGCGGAACCATGACACTTGTATGAttataaaagcttttcattaagggtaaaatgagtaaaataaagagtttaaagttgtaTTATTTCCAAATTTACAAATGTGTCATTtaggaacagactaaaaaggaaagtatctcatctaatttgaaacggaGAGAGTAGTAATTTTGTGTCGATGTCGTGATTTAAACCCTGGTCTCTAAGGTGCACAATCACTTCATTGACTACTAGGCCACACATTTGGGTGCGTGTACCGgaataaaagaaaacaacaacacCAAACCTAGTATattcccacaagtgaggtctgcggagggtagtgtgtacgcagaccttacaccTACCTTGAAGGTAAAGAGGTTGTTTTCAAACCCCGGCTTAAGAAAAGATGAAGAGAAAGGAGTAGCAaccagcagtaacaacaacaagataTTAAGAAACAAGCGTAATGAACAACACGTAATAAATTTACCAATAATAGAATACAAGGCTAACTACTAATCCTACTGGTACAGGGAAGACACACAGAAAAATAGAAATATACTTTGGAAGCATTAAAGGGAAAAGAATCCAAAACTATTTGAATGTTGCTTTACATCCTTTCTGGAGTGACAACATAAAAAGAATTTTGTGGCTATCATAAATTTTGGCTTAAGCAGAAGAAGGGTCAGCTGCTTCAGATGCAGCAGCAGCTCTTTTCTTGGCAAAATATTCATCAGCTCTAGCAAGGTTTTTAGCAACTGATGGTTTTACCCACTTCTTTCTGCCCGGTAGAACGGTCAATGAACAACCAGCAGCCTCTAGTTTTTCCTTTGCTGATGTTGAAAAGGCGCGCGCCTTAAAGTTGAGCTTCACGCTTAGTTCACCATCACCTAAGATCTGAAAATGGAGATACGTCGGAGACATTACTCTTAAGTTAATACAGATGGCACTATAATGTCATTAGACGTGCAGAAACTACACAGAGAATTATGAAGATAGGGGAAGCGAGGAACACAATATTATATAATTAGATTGCACAGAAGAAGATGTTACGTTCCTACTTTATAGTTGCTAGCACTAAGGTGAAGACAGAGCCGAGGATCAAtaggaaacagcctctctaccttgaTAAGGTAGGGGTAGGGTCTGAGTAAatactaccctctccagaccccacttatgggattacattgggtttgttgttgttgttgttgttgcagtaCTAAGGTGAAGATACAGGCAAAGCAGAATGCACTGAACAAAATACGGGGAACCAACATGCGACAAAAGTAAATGTTATTGTGTACCTTTAGTGGAAGTCTTCTTTCTCTCCCTGAAGGATTTATTAGACCCTTCTGCTTGAGGGACTCAAGCGACACCTCTTCCCCTTCTTGAAATCCTGCCTCTTCTATGTCTTTCAAGTTCACCGGTACATATTTCGGAAGTCCAGCAGACATGCCTTTACAAAATTCAAATGCACACGTTAGCCGGTTTTTGGCATGATTTACACATACATAACCAGACAACACTATACTCCATAAATCTGACGCTCTACACAGCGTAAACCAATGATCTCAGATATAACGAACTCAATATGCTTACAAACATGCATATGTTAGCACGATCAACTGAAATGTGAAACAGGGGAAGAACTCTTTATCAAAGTATCACCAGTGACAGCAGAATAAGAACTTTTTGTTTTCATCGGATAGGTGGACAAGCTCTCAAGTTCATACTTCTTACCAAAACCTTTTCTAATATCTAAGCagcaaaaaatagttttaaaaagGTACCAAAGGGATGTCATCCCTGAGTGGAAAAATATCACTAGCAACAGAAGTCTATGGAGCTCGTCAGTACTAGAAGTCTTGTACTGAATCCACCATTACAGCAAATGGCAAGTAAAAGCTTGCATAGTTTTGGGCTAAAAGTGATTGAAAAGGCTAATGAGAAACTGACTAATCAGCAAGCTAAATGCTCCAGCTCTAGAACCATGAATGAAGCTAACTTAAGAGCTCTTTCTGCTTATATGACATAATGTACCTTCAGAAATTTCTGCgaattcttttttttaataagGTAAAGGTTTTGTTAAAGGAATACCAAGAAGGTACCCAAAAAATTACAAGTTTTCATTAAAGGAGAACCAGAAAATTCTGTGAATCTATTTAGTCGGTGTAATACTAGTAGGGCATATcaatcttgtgaaataagataatAACCAATAAGGTTTGCGCCCCTCTACTTTAACTCTTTTAAAGACCTGtacagtcagacctctctataacatcatccttatataacaatacttcactataaaagccaagtttTTTCGGAACCAAATTTCATGTTCTGTTATAATATATGCTTTCTATAGTAGCAATTCGCTATAACATCCAATAATATCTGGAACAAACGAGGCTATTATAAAGAGGTTTGACGGTAATAGGATTAAAAGGAGGAAGTGCCCTCTAAATACCAATGACATTGAAGGGAGAAGTTCCTAGATAAAGTAATTATTGACTTCCCATTCCCCTTACTCTTCCCACTTATGTCATGTACTAGTTACAAAATAATGTCTTAAAGAGATATAGAAAGAAAATGACTCTAGAGATTAGAGATGTCCATGAAGTGGATTAACTTAAGATTCGACATTGTTAATATTCTAATATCATTGTGATGTTTACTTTAGTTGGCTTATCATACAAAAGAGAAACGGGAGGCAAAGGTTGCAAATATCTAGTGCTGATTATTGATTTTGACAGAAGAGCGTAACTCGACGAGACATCCTTAACTAAATGAATTAATCACCTCATGAAACAAATAAAAGACGAGATTGGAGGTTTTGTAGAGAGCACTATTAGTTACTTCAGTTAGTAAGTTAAATCACTAAAGAAGTCAATGATATGAGAAATTAGACATTTCAAGGTCTAATAAgttaaaaaagaataagaaaattaGAAACGTTTTCTTTATCATGCAACTCTAAGCATGATAATTATACCTCAGCCAAACATAACGCAAAAATGTATAAGTTATGTGTTGAAGTGAAAGCCAGTTATAAAGCCACACAGTCATACCCAGCAACTTGACATATTGACCAAAATACCTTGGTCCAATGTACTCCGAGGATCTCATATCCAGCAAACCACCATATACAAGGCCATCAAAGTAGGTTGAGAGCTATAGAGATTATCTTCTAAATGCCAACATATTATAGAGCACCAACTTAGTTTTAGTTGCAAAACCTACGTTTAGTAGAAATGGACTTGCTTTAGCATGTCTTGTGACAAGAGAAAATTTTGGCCAAAGAATGATTTAtaatccccccccccctcttcctTCATCACTTTCTATGAGCAATAATTTATTTTTCAGAGAAAAAAATGTTAACTGCATCAGATAAAATAGCAGCATTTCATAGTCCAAATCctggacctggttcatgcttCTTGCAATCGAACCTTATAGCTAAGGGAAGTGAAGATTACTCAAGTGGTACCTACACTGAGACTAGAAGGTCAAGGCTCTCAGATTcagttcaaatcaaagaaagtgAAACCCTTTGATCCGGATTCCTCCTTACCACCTTAGTATGAACTTTGTAATATTTTTTATAGATAAGTTCCCAGTTATGGGAAGGTCAAGAAGGGACATGTTCTATATCAATTGATTCTGTTTAGTATAGCAAAAGAAGCCGTTGTTTGAGTAAGAGTTCTTAGAATGCTATCAATTCAGCAATAAGAAACTTTTCTGCAGAGCTTTCAGCTGGTTGGCAGGCTTTCCTTTTGAGTTTTAGTAAGGTGATAATGGTCATAAATTTTTTGCGGAAGACAAAAAGGACGAGGAATTCAGAATATAGCAAATGAGAAAGGCAGATTTCAAGAAATTCTGTCTTGACATCACCTAATTGTGGGTTGCTCTTTTTCCTAGTGCAGTATGTAATCATTGTGAATAAGTTTCTTTGTACTAATCATCAGTATATTTTGAAAATCCCTTAGTAATGGCAAGTCACCCTAATCTGATAATAGTTTTTACCATCCTATGCAAATTTGACACTGTAGTGACACATAACTGTTTATAAAATGTTTGTAAAGAAAGAAGCACATAGCCAAGCTAAAGCTATAAATTCAACAACAAGCTAAATGCAACTTATCCACAAACTTATCACTGCAAAATTATAACAATGCAGAAGTACACAGAAACAAACAACAAACACAGGAAAAATGTAAATCCAAAGAAACAACAATTACGCTTCAGTCCCAAAATAAGTTGGGGTCGGCTATATAAATCCTCACATACAACATTACTCCATTTAAACTCACCTCATTCCATTATTATGCAAATACAAACAAAAAGTACTACTTAGATGTTCTGTATATTTTCTAAATGAATCCAAACAAACAAAAAGATTACATAATTATGTTGAAGCACATGATCAAACTAAAGCTACAAATTCCACAAGCTAAATACACACATCCATGAACTCTTCTATGCAACATTATAACACTGCAAAAGGACACATAAACAAACAACCAATACAGAAAAGGTAAATCCAAACAAACATCAACTACGCCTCAATGCCGAACAAGTTggggtcggctatatgaatcctcacagACCACGTTACTCCATTTTAACTCACCTCATTCCATTATTATACAAATACAACTAAAAATTATTAGAAGTTATGTATATTTTCTAACCAAATCCAAACAAACTAAAATTACATAATTATGTTGACAAGCAATGTTAAAACGAATTACCTCCAGCAATTCCTCTCAACTTAGGAAGTCTCCTATAAAGCGGCATTTGACCTCCTTCAAAACCCTTTCTAACACCAGGTCCAGACCTTGATTTTTGACCTCTCATCCCAAAACCACAACTACCTCCTTGTCCAGCTGCATGCCCTCTACCTTTTCTCTTCCTATTCTTTGTTGCCCCTGGTTGTGGGCCCAAGTTATTAAGCCTAAATCTAACACTCCCTGAATTTGCTGAATCAGCAACAGAAACATCAAAGCTTGCAACTTTATTGAAAATAAGAAATGGGGTTCTTGTTCTTGGGGTAGTTTTCTGGTTACTGAGTTTAATTGAAGGAAAAAGATTTGAACTTGACGTCAAGTTTCTTGAATTACCCTGAAAACAATTGATGGGattaaaaaaatggaaaattttaaTGGAAAATTGTTAAAAGAATGAGATAAAAAGATTGTACCTTGAATGAGGAAGAAATGTGGGGGAGAATTGCAGTGGAGATGAGAGACGCCATTGTTGATAAGGAGGACTTGAAGATTGTGTTCACTGTCCAACAAAAAGAGTTGGATTTTAACGGATAGGGGTGGTTATAGGAGGgtctattttttatatttgtaaattgtaaatttaaggaaaatttatcatcaattttaagggaaatttgcactttagtccctaaAATATTAACTAATTCTAATGTGGTCTTTATAACATCCGGCTAAGCACATTTATTTAATCTTCAAATAATTGAAATATGTATTTTTATTCATCTACTTGTGAATCTTCACAACTTTAACGAATTAGCTACTATTACATTAGGTTAAATAAGTATTGTTGTTAGGGCTGTTCAAAATCGTACCGTAAACGttaaccgaaccaaaccgataaCTTATTGGTTTATTGGTATCGGATTATCAGAGTAataaatggtgaatggattgaaATTTTATAATTAACGACTTAACCGTTTGGGGTGGATTACTCAATTTTCTTATCGGATAAACTGTTAACCCAttaagaatttttatatttatactttTACTTTCTTATGCATGACAGGTTGTGGTcaagaggggttgctctaatggtaagcaacccccacttccaaccgataggttgtgagttcgagtctccccaagagcaaggtgggaagttcttgaaGGGAAGGATGCCCGGGTTTCTattttggaaacagtctctctaccctagggtaggggtaaggtctgcgtacacactaccctccccagaccccactaagtgggattatactggattgttgttgttgttgttgtactttcTTATGCATGACAATATGCGTATCTTCGTTATGTAGTTGTCCTGTGTACTCCATAACAAGTCTTCATTGAGTAATGTACTAAGGATTATGAATGGTAAGTTGAAATGATAAAAGCCAGTGAATTATGCAGTTTGGCCGTTTGGTATTCACGAGACTAGGATTGCTCAAAAATTTTCTATTTGGTTTAACCGATAAACCGTCCGATAATCGCATGATAATCATTAATCTGATACCAATCCGTCCGTTGTATTATCTGATGGCTAGCGGATTATTATATTTATAAGCCAAACCGTTAAGCATAATTATCCACCCGATCCGCCCAATAAGCAACCCTAATTGTTACTCCATATTTGAGGATAATATAGTTCTAATAATAGTTTAAGCATTACATATTTCCTACTATATAagagtattaaaaatatatatatttttaatcaaTTGAAGGTTAAATATGCTTAGTCAAATATTACATAGACCAAATTAGATTTTATAGTAATAAAGGGACCAAAAGTGCTATAatccttttttttatttcatgattttttttttaaattccaaaaGCTATAAAAGAACTCTAGGTCACAGCTTTTGTAAAAAATGTATACATTAAAAGAAAAACTGTTGACAGCTCAATCAGTAatcttaaaatataaaataaaatcaaagaaaaatttaacTCTCTTGACATACTTACTGGAAAATGGTTGCAATTCGGATGTATAATATCACTGAATGTACTCTTTTTTGGACATTTATTTCATCGTATTAAAAAGTGACTGAGTACATGTTTTGAAAATAGAAACATCGTTAAGCACCCGATTCAGTACCAGTGATAATAACGTAAGTAATTCAGAAGACTCGGAATTGCATttggaaaaggaaaattcaaaacaACTTTCCTTTTATCATTTAAAAAGATTGTTAAAAATTGGGTCTCCGTCTTCTCTCAGCGCATGTTAACATAACATGCGTCGTCCATGGCGAAGAGAGCTCGGAATCCCTCTCAGAAGGCACTCATGACTAAGGAATCAGCTGCTTTATTAGGGAATCAACAAAGGAAGAAGGATGATCAATAAGATAACTGAAAATTCACAATTTAAGACATGAGCAATGAAAATTACGGGAACTGCGCAGAGGATAATGGTACTCAACTCCGATAAAATTCTGATGAGCATTCAGCCATAGATATGAGTGGAAGTCAAATTTAGTCACCAGGGATGACAAAGGCTAAAGTAATTATGATGAATCAGCAGGATTGTATGGGATATGTACAAAGTGTGAAGAGTACTAGGAAACTCTCATGGGCAGATGAAGTGGAGGAGACGCTAGATGCAAAGGCTCAGGGATCAATTTGGGATAACTTTGACATCAACAAGGTAACGAATGCTGGATTCAAACTTGATTATATTGAACCTGAAATGCATGAGGAAATACTTGTGTGTGAAATTAAGACAAAAGACATTACTACCGAGTTAGATTACTGGAAGAATGTTGTAATATGTTATGTTTTGGGCGCACATCCTCCATTCTCTATTCTGAATGGCTATGTCCAGAGGATGTGGGGTAAATATGGGATTAACAAGGTGTCAATGTTAAAAAATGGTATTTTTCTAGTTAGGTTTGATAATAGAGAGGGAAAAAATGAGGTGATACAAGGGGGGATCTACCATTTTGACAACAAGTCATTTATAGTCAAAGGATGGAATCCAAACATAGAGTTTACTAGAGAGGAATTATATACACAGTGCCAATCTGGGTCAAGCTTCCAGGGCTAGATTTCAAATATTGGAGTCATAAAGGGCTTAGTAAAATTGGTAGTCTAATTGGTAGGCCACTAATGGTAGATAAGCATACAGAGCAGAAAATAGGCTTGAGTTTTGCTAGATTACTCATAGAAGTGAAAAATGGATGCAAAGCTACCTGATAAAGTTGTTTTTAAGAATGAGAAAGGGGTATTAATGGAGCAGAAAGTACAATATGACTGGAAACCCACACCAAGCAAATATTGTAAGAAGTATGGACATGATGAACGGTCTTGTAGAGCAAAGATGGCTCAACAAACTGTTCCTAAGAAGCAAAATGAAGATGGAACAAAAGATAAGGAACAACCTATTGTTTCTAATGCAAGCACAAGTAAGGATACTGTGGAAAAAGGTACAAATGTGATTTAAGGTATACAAATTGGTAGACCAAACAATGAAGGATGGGTGACTCCTATGAACAGCATCAGAACTGCAAAGTCTAAGCAACCAGAGACCAGGGTGGTTAATCTGAATACCTTCCAACCTTTAGAAAAAGCAGGGACAAGTAATCAAGTGTGGCAATCTGTTCCAAGTGAAAAGACTTCAGTGAAGAAAGGGGGTGGTCTCATCAACCCTCCCATAAGTAATAGATACTATCATGTGTTGGAATGTTAGGAGTAGGTAAAGCTCCTTTGTAACATGGAAAATATTGGTATGGTAGGACTTTTTGGAAACAAAAATTAAAGCCAACAAGATAGATCAACTGGCAAGTAGTATATTTGGAAGGTGGGATTTTATAACAAATTTGGATCTCCACTATAATGGGAGAGTATGGTTGACATGGAGACTTGACTGGTCCAAGTGTACCCTGTTAGTAAAACTGATCAGGCAATTACATGCCAAGTGAAACATGTTAGTTTACAAGTAACATTTCTCCCGACTGTTGTGTATGCATTTAACACAAAGAAAGAGAGAGGAAGCTTGTGGACTTATTTAGAAGGTATTAACAAGGGTGTTAGTATGCCTTAATTGGTTATGTGAAACTTTAATTttgtgttgaaatttgaagacaGAGTTGGAGGTAATCCCATAAGTATAAGGGAGATAATAGACTTCCATAACTATATGGAGGCTTGTGGACTTCTTGAACTACTGGTAATAGGTACACCTAGGGTGATAGGCATGGAGATAACAGAATATTATCTAAGATAGATTGGGTGTTTACTAATGATGAATGGCTTAACTTTATACCTGATTTTAAGGGCCAACACTTTCCGGAAGAAATAAGTGACCACTGCCCAGTGAAGTTGTCAACTACAACTGCAACAAGAAGACCTAAAGCAGCATTTAAGTATTGTAATTTCTGGTCTACTCATCTAAAATTCCTTCATATAGTGAGGCAAGGTTGGAAATAGCAAGTAGATGGTTGTAAGATGTTCAGGGTTGTAAGGAAATTGAAACTGCTAAAGCAGAAGCTGAAGCATCTGAACAGGAAATACTTTAGCAATATTACAGATATTGCAGAGTAAGACAGAATAGAACTTGTTCAAGCTCAGGCAGCAttgttacgccccacaatattacgtcgaaatttcgtcctgcagtattacattacgatgatgttgcaccctgtaatattgtacgttgaatttgtcgtaaggtaattgacatcaatccaaggtaaagattatttggagattataaggattatgctatttcaaacaagtgatgagtaaattcatgaaggtgagaggggaagcaagtcaagaaaaatgaatttcgtccaagtttggcatgttggaataaaatacgggccgagcaataatacccgatatttatgaactagtgctatacaaggtaccacatgaccatgatagtatgatatttAAGGTATGTGATAAAtgggtagtattttaagtaaattgagataatttttaataatacgggtaattggttaattaccggatagcgggacattacctaattaactaataagtggataaagattaaatttcTACCCTATCCCCACGTGGCAGCAGGACAATTCATAAAGAGATGACTTTTAGTCACTTTTGATAGGTGGCAAAAGGATGTGTGACCAAAATACTTGAATAACGTGAAGTGTTACCCAAATCACTTCAATTCCAAGGatctttcaaaatcaaaaccatACTACAATTAATCCTAAACCTCATGCCTGATATTTTCAATACCAAAGACCTCACAATTAGAAGTAAACATTAGCCATTTTCCTTGCAATCAATTCCTACAAAAAATCCAACGAGAATTATTAAAGTCTGAGCAACGTAAAATTTTTGCAATTCTaacggagtacggtgcaacctttttcaagaataACATATgaaattttttcctactccaggtatgttaaggctaagctctttcttcattttgcatgatttcgtaattacacgagtttgataacgagacataagaaaaattcatatcccggagtttacatatattttgctagtctcgcaagttatgTATATTTTCCTacttttgtaagttacaatattctcattATCGGGAATtcatatttaattgagtattttcttcttccattcaagagagcagaaagtttatatatataatattaaaatattttcactaccatcgagctataatcgatggcaggcctctattgggcaacctctgatcagatggtaagttatatactgatcatactgtggccgagcacctatgagcgagcccagttagtcgagatacagagcctagtatggccgaacgCCTATGatcgagcctactacggcagagcagttatatatatatagtagttatatatatatatatatatatatatataccgagccttatagggccgaacaactattttacttactatattgagagatttgagtcagtatcagtaggtaagcatatcttcagattatctttgatttCCAACTACTTGCAGTtactatattatcagttcagtttcagcttttagtatattgtcttacatactcggtacattgttttgtactgacgtcccttttctgggggcgctgcatttcatgcgtgcaggtttaaACAGAAAGACGGGTAggcctcctcattaagtgttgctcgagttcagcttgattagtaagctccatgccttttggagttgtcgggtctagaaccttatgtacatcttgtacaTATATGTATacatgttatgagtaggtcgagAAGCTGTTCTATTGACAGTATATcgatcagtagaggcttgtagacatatcctgtcagttagtgcaatataggtgaggcaccgggtgccggtctcAC
Coding sequences within:
- the LOC104248610 gene encoding large ribosomal subunit protein uL15c, which codes for MASLISTAILPHISSSFKGNSRNLTSSSNLFPSIKLSNQKTTPRTRTPFLIFNKVASFDVSVADSANSGSVRFRLNNLGPQPGATKNRKRKGRGHAAGQGGSCGFGMRGQKSRSGPGVRKGFEGGQMPLYRRLPKLRGIAGGMSAGLPKYVPVNLKDIEEAGFQEGEEVSLESLKQKGLINPSGRERRLPLKILGDGELSVKLNFKARAFSTSAKEKLEAAGCSLTVLPGRKKWVKPSVAKNLARADEYFAKKRAAAASEAADPSSA